From Verrucomicrobiia bacterium, the proteins below share one genomic window:
- the lpxA gene encoding acyl-ACP--UDP-N-acetylglucosamine O-acyltransferase, with translation MIHPTACVHPAARLGLRCEIGPHAVVDAQVVLGADNHIGPGVYLTGHTEIGDRNRFHAGCVVGDAPQDAKYAGGPTRLRIGHDNTVREHATIHRSNQETEDTVIGDGNLLMVGSHVGHNARVGNGAVLANGALLAGHVEVGDRAFVSGNCLVHQFCRIGRLALMQGGSAISLDLPPFCVAWGENRLGGLNAVGLRRAGVSAEDRLILRRAYHRLFRSRDRRVVALAAVRESLGGHPLVDELLRFVESSRRGVCAGSGRAASVGG, from the coding sequence ATGATCCATCCCACCGCCTGCGTCCATCCCGCCGCCCGGCTCGGCCTCCGCTGCGAGATCGGCCCTCATGCGGTTGTGGACGCGCAGGTGGTGCTGGGGGCGGACAACCACATCGGTCCAGGGGTCTACCTGACCGGTCACACGGAAATCGGCGACCGCAACCGTTTCCACGCCGGCTGCGTGGTCGGGGATGCGCCGCAGGATGCCAAGTACGCCGGCGGTCCGACCCGTCTGCGCATCGGGCACGACAACACGGTTCGCGAGCACGCCACGATCCATCGCTCCAACCAGGAGACCGAGGATACGGTGATCGGGGACGGAAACCTGCTGATGGTGGGAAGTCACGTCGGGCACAATGCGCGGGTGGGCAACGGCGCGGTTCTGGCCAATGGCGCACTTCTGGCGGGGCATGTGGAGGTCGGGGACCGGGCGTTTGTTTCGGGCAATTGCTTGGTGCATCAATTCTGCCGGATCGGCCGGCTCGCCCTGATGCAGGGTGGCTCGGCGATCAGCCTCGACCTTCCGCCGTTCTGCGTGGCCTGGGGTGAGAACCGGTTGGGCGGGCTGAATGCGGTCGGTCTCCGCCGGGCCGGTGTCTCCGCCGAGGACCGCCTGATCCTGCGCCGGGCGTATCACCGGCTGTTCCGCTCGCGCGACCGCCGCGTCGTCGCGCTGGCCGCGGTCCGCGAATCGCTCGGGGGGCATCCGCTCGTGGACGAACTGCTTCGCTTCGTCGAGTCCAGCCGCCGGGGCGTCTGCGCGGGGTCAGGGCGCGCGGCGTCGGTTGGGGGATGA
- the radC gene encoding DNA repair protein RadC, whose product MTSALRIHEMTVSERPRERLLERGARALNSPELLAILLRTGVSGASAVEVGQRLMQQFGALGGIARAPVDQLVAVRGIGRDKAVVLKAAFELAARLSDEKRRASPVLDHPDAVAGLLRDELSLLDTERFVVLLVDTRRHLMRIEEVGRGLLDSVLVHPREVFRPAIIGGAHAVIVAHNHPTGDPTPSEADLRTTRDLIRAGQLLRIEVLDHIIIGRPGADRSRDFCSLKELGQFYS is encoded by the coding sequence ATGACGTCTGCGCTTCGGATCCACGAAATGACCGTTTCGGAACGTCCCCGGGAGCGCCTGCTGGAGCGCGGGGCAAGGGCGCTGAACAGTCCGGAACTGCTGGCCATCCTGTTGCGGACCGGGGTTTCCGGTGCCTCGGCGGTGGAGGTGGGGCAGCGGCTGATGCAGCAGTTTGGGGCGCTTGGAGGAATTGCGCGGGCGCCTGTGGACCAGCTGGTCGCGGTGCGGGGCATCGGGCGCGACAAGGCGGTGGTGCTCAAGGCGGCATTCGAGCTGGCGGCCCGGTTGTCGGATGAGAAGCGGCGCGCGAGTCCGGTCCTCGACCACCCCGATGCCGTGGCGGGGTTGTTGCGGGACGAATTGTCGCTCCTCGACACCGAACGGTTTGTGGTGTTGCTGGTGGACACGCGCCGGCACCTGATGCGCATCGAGGAGGTTGGCCGGGGGCTGCTGGACAGCGTGCTGGTCCATCCCCGCGAAGTGTTCCGGCCCGCCATCATTGGCGGCGCACATGCCGTGATCGTGGCGCACAACCATCCCACCGGGGATCCGACCCCGAGCGAGGCCGACCTCCGGACGACGCGGGACCTGATCCGGGCCGGCCAGTTGCTCCGGATCGAAGTGCTGGACCATATCATCATCGGACGGCCGGGTGCGGACCGGTCGCGGGATTTTTGTTCGCTGAAGGAACTCGGGCAGTTCTACTCGTAA